A window from Pyrococcus yayanosii CH1 encodes these proteins:
- a CDS encoding TldD/PmbA family protein, whose translation MHDLVEFAVEKALELGASYAEARFEEKTGTSIAMKNGVPEGLSILADKGIGIRVLVDGGMGFASTNVLTKESISEAVKKAVKLARAASKVRNEPIVFSEEDFHRVSYKVKMKKDFRDFSPEEKLELLRKVEEEVKATGVNVPMRYLSYSDQLWKKVFLNSEGAYVKSKIPRVSITYNLVVFENGQMEQAPFVQRAFSGGLELIEKDEPWSWAVKDVLALKKLIYEGQKPPEGRVDLVISPEVVGIAVHESVGHPYEADRIFGREAAQAGESFVKPDMLGERIGSEAVTVIEDPTIPNSWGFYLYDDEGVKARPRYLIKDGIITEFLTNREYAAKLGQRSNASARAINYNREPIVRMANTYLAPGDYSFEELIEDIKLGVYMVSFNEWNIDDRRYQQRYIGREAYLIENGEIKHPVRRPILEITTRALWSSVDAVGKEVEFFPGTCGKGEPGQGVPVWMGGAHARLRNIPLRRP comes from the coding sequence ATGCATGATCTTGTAGAGTTCGCCGTTGAAAAGGCCCTTGAACTCGGCGCTTCCTATGCGGAGGCCCGCTTCGAGGAGAAGACCGGAACTAGTATTGCCATGAAGAATGGCGTCCCTGAGGGACTGAGCATCCTGGCGGACAAAGGTATAGGAATTAGGGTCCTGGTCGATGGAGGAATGGGCTTCGCTTCAACAAACGTCCTCACGAAGGAGAGCATAAGTGAAGCCGTCAAGAAGGCCGTCAAGCTGGCCAGAGCTGCATCCAAAGTGAGAAATGAGCCAATAGTTTTCAGCGAAGAGGATTTCCACCGCGTCTCCTACAAGGTCAAGATGAAGAAGGACTTCAGAGATTTTTCACCGGAGGAGAAGCTCGAACTCCTCAGGAAGGTCGAGGAGGAGGTTAAGGCAACGGGCGTGAACGTGCCGATGCGCTATCTAAGCTACTCCGACCAGCTCTGGAAAAAGGTCTTCCTCAACAGCGAAGGTGCCTACGTCAAGAGCAAAATCCCGCGCGTTTCCATAACCTACAACCTCGTGGTTTTTGAAAACGGCCAGATGGAGCAGGCACCCTTCGTTCAGAGGGCCTTCTCCGGTGGGCTGGAGCTCATCGAGAAGGACGAGCCGTGGAGCTGGGCGGTTAAGGACGTACTGGCGTTGAAAAAGCTCATCTATGAGGGACAGAAGCCACCCGAAGGGAGAGTTGACCTCGTAATAAGTCCAGAAGTTGTGGGGATAGCGGTTCACGAGAGCGTTGGGCATCCCTACGAGGCCGACAGGATTTTCGGAAGGGAAGCGGCTCAGGCCGGAGAGAGCTTCGTAAAGCCGGACATGCTCGGCGAGAGGATCGGGAGTGAAGCCGTCACCGTCATCGAGGACCCGACGATACCGAACAGCTGGGGGTTCTACCTCTACGACGATGAAGGAGTAAAGGCGAGGCCGCGCTACCTTATCAAGGACGGAATAATCACAGAGTTCCTCACCAATAGGGAATACGCGGCAAAGCTGGGCCAGAGGTCGAACGCTTCAGCCAGAGCCATCAACTACAACCGCGAGCCGATAGTGAGGATGGCCAACACCTACTTGGCTCCCGGCGATTACTCCTTCGAGGAGCTGATTGAGGACATCAAGCTCGGCGTCTACATGGTGTCCTTCAACGAGTGGAACATCGACGACAGGAGATACCAGCAGAGGTACATCGGAAGGGAGGCCTACCTCATCGAGAACGGCGAGATAAAGCACCCTGTCAGGAGGCCTATCCTTGAGATAACGACGAGGGCGCTCTGGAGCAGCGTCGATGCCGTCGGCAAAGAAGTCGAATTCTTCCCGGGAACCTGCGGCAAAGGCGAGCCCGGGCAGGGAGTGCCCGTCTGGATGGGCGGGGCGCATGCAAGGCTCAGAAACATACCGCTGAGGAGGCCGTGA
- a CDS encoding MFS transporter, whose amino-acid sequence MLGAKLGRNFWLFAIGRFISQLGWAVQEVALPLYVLDKTHSGAMMSLFVLADVIPSLIFMPFAGVIGDRYNRKTLMVGLDLLRGVLLFGVITFDLLDIYELLAVQVVMAIMGTFFGAATGAMFPDLVEERELERANSVVSSFSIVARLVGPALGGVIYAIGGIRLALLINAVSFFGSGLFEAFIRYEWKTRQLESIRQVIEDIREGITFLRSSRYLMVLMSFALFMNALGQPFGMVLMPYAFREVLKFSSRQFGLLQSAFMGGMLLGNLLIAVKLKNPGRLFFKALAFNGAMMLVFIALISPYTNLSKWAAFFTLAGVAILWGASNAIINVPLNAKIQRAIPTELRGRVFSALALLINISAPVGLAVVGTLMKIFEAWEISLALWLLMSAVVAHYYFRHREVLLNGSTHI is encoded by the coding sequence ATGCTCGGCGCTAAGTTGGGCCGGAACTTCTGGCTCTTCGCTATCGGAAGGTTCATCTCCCAGCTTGGCTGGGCTGTTCAGGAAGTTGCCCTACCCTTATACGTCCTCGATAAGACGCACAGCGGTGCCATGATGAGCCTCTTTGTTTTGGCCGATGTAATCCCCTCCCTAATATTCATGCCCTTCGCCGGCGTAATCGGTGATAGGTACAATAGGAAGACGTTGATGGTTGGCCTCGACCTACTCAGGGGCGTCCTGCTGTTTGGGGTCATAACCTTTGATTTGCTCGACATCTACGAACTGCTGGCTGTTCAGGTAGTCATGGCCATTATGGGAACGTTCTTTGGAGCCGCGACGGGTGCCATGTTTCCAGACCTCGTCGAAGAGAGGGAACTCGAGAGGGCCAACTCGGTCGTTTCGTCCTTTTCAATTGTAGCGAGGCTCGTCGGTCCGGCCCTCGGCGGTGTTATTTATGCAATCGGCGGAATAAGACTTGCCCTCCTCATAAACGCCGTCAGCTTCTTCGGTTCGGGGCTGTTCGAAGCGTTCATAAGGTACGAGTGGAAGACAAGGCAGCTTGAAAGTATTCGGCAGGTCATTGAAGACATACGCGAGGGCATCACCTTCCTGCGCTCCAGCAGATATCTCATGGTTCTTATGAGCTTCGCGCTCTTTATGAACGCCCTCGGCCAGCCGTTTGGCATGGTGCTGATGCCTTACGCATTTAGAGAAGTGCTAAAGTTCTCAAGTCGGCAGTTTGGCCTCCTCCAGAGCGCATTCATGGGTGGGATGCTCCTTGGCAACCTGCTGATAGCGGTTAAACTGAAGAACCCGGGAAGGCTGTTCTTCAAGGCTTTGGCCTTCAACGGGGCGATGATGCTGGTGTTCATAGCCCTCATTTCGCCTTACACGAACCTTTCGAAGTGGGCCGCGTTCTTCACGCTCGCCGGTGTGGCAATCCTCTGGGGTGCCAGCAACGCAATCATAAACGTCCCCCTCAATGCGAAGATACAGCGAGCCATACCAACCGAGCTTCGTGGCAGGGTTTTCTCGGCACTGGCGCTCCTAATAAACATATCTGCTCCAGTTGGCCTCGCGGTTGTGGGCACGCTGATGAAGATATTCGAGGCATGGGAGATTAGCCTTGCCCTTTGGCTCTTGATGAGTGCCGTGGTTGCCCACTACTACTTCCGGCATAGAGAAGTACTGCTGAATGGTTCGACGCACATCTGA
- a CDS encoding DUF4097 family beta strand repeat-containing protein, with product MKFENVREVEIRATNGRIEIEGWENDHVEVNYTVHGEANVEVEQKGSKLIIREEPKKRRVLGLFEKSLGGWAEIEMRIPRSVLVRARNVNGELKARGACFGDVTTVNGEISIENCEAEKLSSVNGGIRAHLTVAGPLQVKTVNGEIELTIEELEGDVEVSCVNGDITLRLTEFCDARIIIKRVSGDVKFVGIDPDEPVIGTGEFRVKVSTVNGDVRVELI from the coding sequence ATGAAGTTTGAAAACGTCCGGGAAGTTGAGATAAGGGCCACCAATGGTCGGATTGAGATAGAGGGCTGGGAAAACGACCACGTCGAGGTGAACTACACCGTCCACGGCGAGGCAAACGTTGAAGTCGAGCAGAAGGGAAGTAAACTCATAATCAGGGAGGAACCGAAGAAGAGAAGGGTGCTAGGCCTGTTCGAGAAGTCATTAGGCGGCTGGGCCGAAATAGAGATGAGGATTCCACGGAGCGTTTTGGTAAGGGCCAGAAATGTGAACGGAGAGCTCAAGGCTAGAGGCGCGTGCTTTGGGGACGTCACGACGGTAAACGGTGAAATAAGCATAGAGAACTGCGAGGCCGAAAAGCTCAGCTCCGTGAACGGTGGGATAAGGGCCCATCTAACGGTCGCCGGACCGCTTCAAGTAAAAACCGTGAACGGGGAAATCGAGCTTACCATTGAGGAGCTTGAGGGGGATGTCGAGGTAAGCTGCGTTAACGGAGACATAACGCTTCGCTTGACCGAGTTCTGCGATGCCAGGATAATCATCAAGAGAGTCAGCGGAGACGTCAAGTTTGTCGGCATAGACCCGGACGAGCCGGTTATAGGAACGGGGGAATTCAGGGTTAAGGTCAGCACTGTGAATGGTGATGTAAGGGTTGAACTGATTTAA
- a CDS encoding DUF4097 family beta strand repeat-containing protein yields MRFEGIEKVWIKLIDTDVQILPSEDGTVHVYVEPEDAFTLKRDGSTLKVLTSTGWKLKNLLKKEKERARLSMRIPDDFCIEGSMKRGSLKAKRTRFDSIAIGEATAELEECEVKSPSVGPSKVKGSMYIREEAEVTVSMGNLELKILELGGDLEVLAVMGSITLKLPEDCDAVIETVQQGGGVVVNSGRLLGSGDHRVKISSVKGVVIVDTWGELDEV; encoded by the coding sequence GTGAGATTTGAAGGCATCGAGAAGGTCTGGATAAAGCTCATTGATACGGACGTGCAAATACTGCCCTCTGAAGATGGAACGGTTCACGTTTATGTCGAGCCCGAAGATGCGTTTACATTAAAACGAGATGGGAGTACCCTTAAGGTGCTGACCTCTACCGGCTGGAAGCTCAAGAACCTGTTAAAGAAAGAGAAGGAACGCGCGAGGCTCAGCATGAGGATTCCAGATGACTTCTGTATCGAAGGAAGCATGAAGAGAGGCTCGCTTAAAGCTAAGAGAACAAGATTTGATTCCATTGCAATCGGCGAAGCCACCGCAGAGCTTGAGGAATGCGAAGTCAAAAGCCCCTCCGTAGGCCCGTCCAAGGTTAAAGGGTCCATGTACATCCGGGAGGAGGCAGAGGTAACCGTTTCTATGGGGAACCTTGAGCTTAAGATACTGGAGCTTGGGGGAGACCTTGAAGTCTTAGCTGTGATGGGCTCAATAACCCTGAAACTTCCCGAGGATTGCGATGCCGTGATAGAAACTGTCCAGCAGGGCGGAGGGGTGGTTGTAAACTCCGGAAGGCTCCTCGGGAGCGGTGATCATAGAGTTAAAATTTCCAGCGTGAAAGGCGTTGTTATCGTTGACACGTGGGGTGAGCTTGATGAAGTTTGA
- a CDS encoding DMT family transporter, whose protein sequence is MSLYYEESFLRFRIRDYLKGLTALLIVLWLFKGWLRLEAYNEYMVWAIIALIVIIELLGVGRWFGVTVSGVIFALAKAAFLIAVFLFFGKWLGLPEGFPITAGTAFAYAVVLAIAALLVAKFDKGEIKAKVESKAYEFTGAHFGNVELVGRGKAYPVKFGRRMVGWVIDGSVEVVAETPLGTVRKKLIPPIAVWTSLSIVGKKTSPDPAFVEMANRLMHHDRLYKKNKADTVVDLGFLKVYEGEDFEYVKLPFLEVIETPSGEEVRIGPIRIREGHPERPPSEMLTIRELTNGFQLTKIGDRLRIQTEDYSIEVSGERVTYRSGGESLSLGKDHVSLKAGDVSITVGRGRAKIRIEDVVISAKDGKVRIRVGGKIHTIEDAEACQLVIEKAKEIVEEQSAELIEGLGVDRARLNKRVKELLEELMGHI, encoded by the coding sequence ATGAGCCTCTATTATGAGGAGAGTTTTTTGAGGTTTAGGATTAGGGACTACCTGAAAGGTTTGACAGCTCTCTTGATAGTCCTCTGGCTGTTCAAGGGATGGCTCAGGCTCGAAGCCTACAACGAGTACATGGTATGGGCGATAATCGCGCTCATAGTCATCATCGAGTTGCTCGGCGTCGGCAGGTGGTTCGGCGTAACCGTTAGTGGTGTAATCTTCGCCCTCGCGAAGGCCGCATTCTTAATAGCGGTCTTCCTGTTCTTCGGAAAGTGGCTCGGTCTCCCAGAGGGCTTCCCGATAACCGCGGGAACGGCCTTCGCCTATGCCGTCGTGCTTGCCATAGCAGCTCTGCTGGTGGCCAAGTTCGATAAGGGTGAAATAAAGGCCAAGGTCGAGAGCAAGGCATACGAGTTCACCGGGGCGCACTTTGGGAATGTGGAGCTAGTAGGCAGAGGAAAGGCGTATCCCGTGAAGTTCGGTCGGAGGATGGTGGGATGGGTAATAGATGGCTCGGTTGAGGTTGTGGCCGAGACCCCACTTGGCACGGTGAGGAAGAAGCTAATACCACCTATCGCGGTCTGGACTTCACTCAGCATCGTCGGAAAGAAAACTTCTCCGGATCCAGCCTTCGTGGAGATGGCCAACCGCCTCATGCATCATGATAGGCTCTACAAGAAGAACAAAGCAGACACCGTTGTCGACTTGGGCTTCCTAAAGGTTTACGAGGGGGAAGACTTCGAGTACGTTAAGCTACCCTTCCTTGAGGTCATCGAGACACCAAGTGGGGAGGAAGTCAGAATTGGGCCAATAAGGATACGCGAAGGACATCCGGAGAGGCCACCAAGCGAAATGCTCACGATTAGGGAGCTCACCAACGGCTTCCAGCTCACGAAGATCGGCGACAGGTTGAGGATTCAGACGGAAGATTACTCCATAGAGGTCAGCGGTGAGAGGGTAACCTACAGGAGCGGGGGAGAGAGCCTGTCCCTTGGTAAGGACCACGTATCCTTGAAAGCCGGTGACGTTTCAATTACCGTGGGGAGAGGCAGGGCGAAGATACGCATTGAAGATGTTGTGATTTCGGCTAAGGATGGAAAGGTTCGCATAAGGGTGGGTGGCAAAATCCACACTATAGAAGATGCCGAAGCATGCCAGCTCGTCATCGAGAAGGCGAAGGAGATAGTGGAGGAGCAAAGCGCCGAGCTCATAGAGGGCCTCGGTGTGGACAGGGCAAGGCTCAACAAACGCGTGAAGGAGCTCCTCGAGGAGTTGATGGGTCATATCTAG
- a CDS encoding ArsR/SmtB family transcription factor: MEDLRAQLEELKRRLELLEKSIDPVDEIMLSIKALLRKRLETLPELDEEKSAKTLKALANPDRIRILKMLSERPMGFKEIKEALGVESPTVSHHLKLLKRTGMVRSEDKYVITENGRLLLRLLTIITALGEVEE; this comes from the coding sequence ATGGAGGATCTCAGGGCACAGCTGGAGGAACTCAAGAGGCGGCTGGAGCTCCTTGAGAAGAGCATAGACCCAGTTGACGAAATTATGCTCTCCATAAAAGCCCTACTAAGGAAGAGACTCGAAACCTTGCCCGAGCTCGACGAGGAGAAATCCGCCAAGACCTTAAAGGCGCTCGCAAACCCGGACAGGATTAGGATACTAAAGATGCTCTCGGAAAGGCCGATGGGCTTCAAGGAGATAAAGGAGGCCTTAGGGGTTGAGAGCCCCACGGTTTCGCACCATCTCAAGCTCCTTAAAAGAACTGGGATGGTTAGGAGTGAGGATAAGTACGTGATAACGGAGAACGGCCGCCTGCTCCTCCGCCTGCTCACCATAATAACCGCCCTCGGGGAGGTGGAAGAATGA